From one Lotus japonicus ecotype B-129 chromosome 3, LjGifu_v1.2 genomic stretch:
- the LOC130747632 gene encoding inactive leucine-rich repeat receptor-like serine/threonine-protein kinase At1g60630, with protein MKKSSVSSVSPVSYVSSVFFIFSMLFLLLLQPARSENGDSQALLALKSSIDVHNKLPWREGSDVCTWVGVRDCFKGRVSKLVLEYLNLTGTLDSKILTRLDQLRVLSFKGNSLSGPIPDLSGLINLKSIYLNDNSFSGEFPASVSLLHRAKVIVFSGNKISGDIPASLLNLPRLYVLYLQDNLLTGTIPRFNQGGLKYLNVSNNRLSGEIPVTSALAQFNSSSFSGNPGLCGEQIHRKCKSSILFPPAVSPVSPATTPGGNTASKSKPTSKSSNRRKLIKIIGGSVGGVVLLLICLLLLCVICKNRRKRVVGAVSASTRKKNGGDVAAEEQGGAGVSGGGGGSNERKQGGFAWECEGLGRLVFCGAGDREMSYSLEDLLKASAETLGRGIMGSTYKAVMESGFIVTVKRLKDARYPELEEFRAQIEVLGRLRHPNLVPLRAYFQAKEERLLVYDYFPNGSLFSLIHGSKTSGGGKPLHWTSCLKIAEDLATGLLYIHQNPGLTHGNLKSSNVLLGSDFESCLTDYGLTVFLNPDSMDEPSATSYFYRAPECRGFHGSQTQPADVYSFGVLLLELMTGKTPYQDLVQAHGSDIPSWVRSVREEETESGDDPASSGNEASEEKLQALLNIAMACVSLVPENRPAMREVLKMIRDTRGEAQVSSNNSSDHSPGRWSDTVQSFPREEHLSI; from the exons ATGAAGAAATCCTCTGTTTCCTCTGTTTCCCCTGTTTCCTATGTTTCCTCtgttttcttcatcttctctatgctttttctcctccttctccaacctGCTAGATCAGAAAACGGTGATTCCCAAGCACTATTAGCCCTCAAATCCTCCATTGATGTTCACAACAAGCTTCCATGGCGAGAAGGAAGCGATGTGTGCACATGGGTAGGAGTCAGAGATTGTTTCAAAGGAAGAGTGAGTAAGCTTGTGCTGGAGTATTTGAACTTGACCGGAACCTTGGACTCGAAGATCTTGACTCGTTTGGATCAACTCAGAGTCCTCAGCTTCAAAGGGAACTCGCTCTCTGGTCCAATCCCGGATCTCTCTGGCTTGATCAACCTCAAATCCATATACCTCAACGATAACAGCTTCTCCGGCGAGTTTCCTGCTTCAGTTTCGCTTCTCCACCGCGCCAAGGTCATTGTCTTCTCCGGTAACAAAATCTCCGGCGACATTCCGGCGTCGCTGCTCAACCTCCCGAGGCTCTACGTTCTCTACCTGCAAGACAACTTGCTCACCGGAACCATACCGCGTTTCAACCAAGGCGGCCTCAAGTACCTGAACGTCTCCAACAACCGACTCTCCGGCGAGATTCCGGTGACGTCAGCTTTGGCCCAGTTCAACTCGTCGTCATTTTCCGGCAACCCGGGTCTCTGCGGCGAGCAGATCCACCGGAAATGCAAGAGCAGCATCCTGTTCCCGCCGGCGGTGAGCCCTGTTTCTCCGGCGACGACACCAGGAGGAAACACCGCATCAAAATCAAAACCCACCTCGAAATCATCGAACCGGAGGAAGCTGATTAAGATTATCGGAGGAAGCGTTGGTGGGGTGGTTCTGTTACTGATATGCTTGCTTCTTCTGTGCGTGATTTGCAAGAATCGAAGGAAGAGAGTGGTGGGTGCTGTTTCAGCatcaacaaggaagaagaacGGTGGTGACGTGGCGGCGGAGGAACAGGGTGGTGCCGGAGTGAGTGGCGGCGGAGGAGGTAGTAACGAGAGAAAGCAAGGTGGTTTTGCGTGGGAATGTGAGGGTCTAGGGAGATTGGTGTTCTGCGGAGCAGGGGATCGGGAGATGAGTTACAGTTTAGAGGATTTGCTCAAGGCTTCTGCAGAGACATTGGGGAGGGGTATTATGGGAAGTACATATAAAGCGGTGATGGAGTCAGGGTTCATAGTTACtgtgaagaggttgaaggatGCTAGGTACCCTGAGTTAGAGGAGTTTAGGGCACAAATTGAGGTACTTGGGAGGTTGAGGCACCCTAATTTGGTCCCACTCAGGGCTTACTTTCAGGCAAAGGAGGAACGTCTTCTGGTCTATGATTACTTTCCCAATGGCAGCCTCTTCTCTCTAATTCATG GATCAAAAACATCTGGTGGGGGAAAGCCTCTTCACTGGACATCCTGCCTCAAAATCGCCGAAGATCTCGCAACTGGCCTCCTCTACATTCACCAGAACCCGGGCTTGACTCACGGAAACCTGAAATCTTCCAATGTGTTGTTGGGTTCTGACTTTGAGTCCTGTCTTACAGACTATGGTCTCACAGTGTTTCTTAACCCTGATTCAATGGATGAACCAAGTGCCACTTCTTACTTCTACAGAGCACCCGAGTGTCGCGGCTTTCACGGGTCACAAACTCAACCAGCTGATGTGTACAGCTTCGGGGTCCTTCTCCTTGAGCTCATGACAGGCAAAACACCCTACCAAGACCTCGTTCAAGCACATGGTTCGGATATACCAAGTTGGGTTCGGTCGGTGCGCGAAGAAGAGACCGAATCCGGGGACGATCCTGCTTCTTCAGGGAatgaagcatctgaagagaagCTTCAGGCTTTATTGAACATAGCAATGGCCTGTGTTTCACTAGTGCCGGAGAACCGGCCTGCAATGAGAGAAGTTTTGAAGATGATAAGAGATACAAGAGGGGAAGCTCAGGTCTCATCTAACAACAGCAGTGATCATTCACCTGGTAGATGGTCAGATACTGTTCAAAGCTTTCCAAGGGAAGAGCACTTGAGCATATGA
- the LOC130747634 gene encoding uncharacterized protein LOC130747634, giving the protein MAAESNAGFHHQDIDSTWNRHAISFQPGAINSLSEMVPMGNYFGLSSSSSGMMMYPGNSNMVNSNPVMSQVGNSPGSSLMLDSAPGLKHDTGLAVEWSVDEQYKLKEGLANYADEPSIMRYIKIAASLPDKTVRDVALRCRWLTRKRRKQEEYSMGKKVYNRKDKPLESASKTNLHSAVPPSMGPYSHMSHHFDRGHQIPYDGICGPMKQLMEQNAQAFRQISTNLSTYKFQDNIDLFCRTKHNLNTILNDMRRVPGIMSQMPPLPVTIDEDLASSILPNRT; this is encoded by the exons ATGGCAGCAGAGTCAAACGCAGGGTTTCATCATCAGGATATAGATTCTACTTGGAACCGTCATGCAATATCATTTCAGCCTGGTGCTATTAATAGCTTGTCCGAGATGGTTCCGATGGGTAACTATTTTGGGTTAAGTAGTAGTTCTTCTGGGATGATGATGTATCCTGGGAATTCAAACATGGTTAACAGCAATCCTGTGATGAGTCAAGTTGGTAATTCGCCTGGTTCTTCTCTTATGCTTGATTCAGCCCCGGGGCTGAAGCATGACACTGGTTTGGCTGTTGAGTGGTCTGTTGATGAACAATACAAATTGAAGGAGGGTCTTGCCAA CTATGCTGATGAGCCAAGTATCATGAGGTACATAAAAATTGCTGCCTCATTGCCTGATAAAACTGTTCGTGATGTTGCTTTGAGGTGTAGGTGGTTGACA AGGAAGCGAAGGAAACAAGAAGAATACAGTATGGGAAAGAAGGTCTATAACAGAAAG GATAAGCCGTTGGAGTCAGCATCAAAGACAAATTTGCATTCAGCTGTGCCCCCGAGCATGGGTCCGTATTCTCAcatgtctcaccattttgaccGTGGTCACCAGATACCATACGATG GAATTTGCGGTCCCATGAAGCAACTCATGGAGCAGAATGCTCAAGCTTTTAGACAAATCAGTACCAATTTATCTACTTACAAG TTCCAGGATAACATTGACCTCTTCTGCCGCACAAAGCACAACCTCAATACCATTCTAAATGA CATGAGAAGGGTGCCTGGGATTATGAGTCAAATGCCGCCACTTCCTGTTACCATTGACGAGGATCTTGCAAGTAGTATTTTGCCTAATAGAACTTAG
- the LOC130747635 gene encoding gibberellin 2-beta-dioxygenase 6-like, translating to MIDSNPPLLHQYGALVRKSAEPQKAKKFSHQKHPVVDACSLPLIDLNGLKSSNEGERLACTVAICKAASEWGFFQVINHGINLELLRNMREEQMKLFEVPFERKVTSGLLNNPYSWGTPTATSANHFSWSESFHIPLTMISEAASWGEFNSLREAINEFAPAMLEVSRLLASILVENMGHPSDAIEKLCDASTCFLRLNHYPCCPKSKEEIFGLVPHTDSDFLTILYQDQVGGLQLMKDSKWVAVKPNPDALIVNIGDLFQAWSNNEYKSVEHKVVANDKVERYSIAYFLCPSYSTMISGCREPSVYRKFTFGEYRHQNKEDVKKIGHKIGLPRFLV from the exons ATGATCGACTCAAATCCACCACTCTTGCACCAGTATGGAGCACTTGTGCGAAAATCTGCTGAACCCCAAAAGGCTAAAAAATTTAGTCATCAAAAGCATCCTGTAGTGGATGCATGTAGTCTGCCATTGATAGACCTTAATGGTCTTAAAAGTTCAAATGAAGGAGAAAGACTGGCTTGCACAGTAGCAATATGCAAGGCAGCATCAGAATGGGGTTTTTTCCAAGTCATAAACCATGGGATAAACCTTGAGCTACTAAGAAACATGAGGGAAGAGCAAATGAAGTTGTTTGAAGTGCCCTTTGAGAGGAAGGTCACTAGTGGGCTTCTAAATAACCCCTACAGTTGGGGGACACCAACAGCTACAAGTGCAAATCACTTCTCATGGTCAGAATCTTTCCACATTCCTCTCACCATGATTTCAGAAGCAGCTTCCTGGGGGGAATTCAATTCTTTAAG GGAAGCAATAAATGAGTTTGCACCAGCTATGTTAGAAGTATCTAGGCTATTGGCAAGCATTCTCGTGGAGAACATGGGCCACCCATCTGATGCAATTGAAAAGCTCTGTGATGCTAGCACATGCTTTCTGAGATTAAATCACTACCCATGCTGCCCAAAATCTAAAGAAGAAATTTTTGGATTAGTGCCTCACACTGACAGTGATTTCCTTACAATCCTGTATCAAGACCAAGTCGGTGGACTCCAACTCATGAAAGATTCTAAATGGGTTGCTGTAAAACCAAATCCAGATGCTCTGATTGTTAACATTGGAGACCTTTTCCAG GCCTGGAGTAATAATGAGTACAAAAGTGTGGAGCACAAGGTGGTGGCAAATGACAAAGTGGAAAGATACTCCATTGCTTACTTCCTGTGCCCTTCTTACAGTACTATGATAAGTGGTTGCAGAGAACCTTCTGTGTATAGAAAGTTCACATTTGGAGAATACCGGCATCAAAATAAAGAGGATGTCAAGAAAATAGGACACAAGATTGGACTTCCAAGATTTCTAGTTTAA
- the LOC130747636 gene encoding cell wall integrity transcriptional regulator CAS5-like — MLSKRQLPSWMMQKVDASHVNKSENVAETNCSKENGDIVIENVTKKDQKKETSRSKSNLNARREVKRRRNLDQQDGSDDNVTQKKKKRKGNRSRDRVLRSSKKKDQNLEDLSHGNDDDDVYRVQVSDDDDMELTVEDLVAIAEQYVKDHESKERQEASKQCESNWQFSASTETGTTRGALCENERSSSSEGEGLYNSAPTTGELIATSSSYTDHPALDMLDVFLGPLFRTTLEKEKSKSTQESL; from the exons ATGCTTAGTAAACGCCAGTTACCATCATGGATGATGCAGAAGGTTGATGCAAGCCATGTGAATAAATCTGAAAATGTTGCTGAAACTAATTGTTCTAAGGAAAATGGAGACATCGTTATAGAAAATGTGACGAAGAAAGATCAGAAGAAGGAAACTTCGAGGAGTAAGTCAAACTTAAATGCGAGGCGTGAAGTtaagagaagaagaaatttAGACCAACAGGATGGAAGTGATGATAATGTtactcaaaagaaaaagaagagaaaaggcAATAGGTCTAGGGATAGAGTTTTAAGATCTTCGAAAAAGAAGGACCAAAATTTAGAGGATCTTAGCCATggtaatgatgatgatgatgtataTCGAGTTCAAGtatctgatgatgatgacatgGAGCTCACAGTTGAAGATTTAGTGGCTATAGCAGAACAG TATGTCAAAGATCATGAGAGCAAGGAGAGGCAAGAAGCATCTAAACAGTGTGAATCAAATTGGCAATTTTCAGCCTCAACTGAAACAGGAACTACACGTGGTGCCCTTTGTGAGAATGAAAGATCATCTAGTTCTGAAGGGGAAGGTTTATATAATTCTGCTCCAACAACTGGCGAGTTAATTGCTACAAGCTCATCCTACACAGATCATCCTGCTCTGGACATGTTGGACGTGTTCTTAGGTCCATTGTTTAGGACAACCCTTGAGAAGGAGAAGAGCAAATCTACTCAAGAAAGTTTATAG